Proteins co-encoded in one Prunus persica cultivar Lovell chromosome G6, Prunus_persica_NCBIv2, whole genome shotgun sequence genomic window:
- the LOC18774353 gene encoding protein DOG1-like 4: MTNRSDSGSISNIFGAFFEAWLVRQEHFLDELLSAQQRINEARDEDQRDLVYRVLLHYQQYYDEKSRIAQRDVFLVFSPPWFTSFERSLLWIAGYKPGLAFRLLTESVPDLSDGQRVRMARLMEETRVEERALNDKLAKIHESVAAPPLVDVARRYGRFANGEIVEEDVAIDELKSALESVLENSNLLRTTMATKLVDMLSSAQAVRFLAAVVQFQLKIRSLGLERDADKQRELNGGGGGRSPIGNW, translated from the coding sequence atgacTAACAGGTCCGACAGCGGCTCAATATCAAACATATTCGGGGCATTCTTTGAAGCCTGGCTGGTTCGCCAAGAACATTTcttagacgaacttctctcgGCCCAACAACGAATCAATGAAGCCCGAGACGAAGACCAAAGAGATTTGGTGTATCGGGTTCTTCTTCATTATCAGCAGTACTATGACGAAAAATCGAGGATTGCCCAGCGCGATGTTTTCCTAGTGTTTTCTCCCCCGTGGTTCACTTCGTTCGAAAGGTCCCTGCTTTGGATCGCCGGGTACAAACCGGGTCTCGCATTCCGGCTCCTGACCGAGTCGGTGCCCGATTTGAGCGACGGGCAGCGGGTCAGGATGGCCCGGCTGATGGAGGAGACCCGGGTGGAGGAGCGCGCGCTCAACGACAAGCTGGCGAAGATTCACGAGAGCGTGGCGGCGCCGCCGCTGGTGGATGTGGCGCGGCGGTACGGGAGGTTCGCGAACGGCGAGATCGTGGAGGAGGACGTGGCGATCGACGAGTTGAAATCGGCATTGGAGTCTGTGCTGGAGAATTCGAACTTGCTGAGAACGACGATGGCGACAAAGCTGGTGGATATGCTGAGCTCGGCTCAGGCGGTGAGGTTTTTGGCGGCGGTGGTGCAGTTTCAGCTGAAGATTAGGAGTTTGGGTTTGGAGCGAGACGCCGACAAACAGAGGGAATTGAATGGCGGCGGTGGTGGTAGGAGCCCAATTGGTAATTggtaa
- the LOC18773760 gene encoding PHD finger-like domain-containing protein 5B, with protein sequence MAKHHPDLIMCRKQPGIAIGRLCEKCDGKCVICDSYVRPCTLVRVCDECNYGSFQGRCVICGGVGISDAYYCKECTQQEKDRDGCPKIVNLGSAKTDLFYERKKYGFKKR encoded by the coding sequence ATGGCAAAGCATCATCCTGATCTGATTATGTGCCGGAAGCAACCAGGAATAGCTATTGGAAGGTTGTGTGAAAAGTGTGATGGTAAGTGTGTAATCTGCGACTCTTATGTGCGTCCATGCACGCTTGTTCGGGTCTGCGATGAGTGCAACTATGGATCCTTCCAAGGAAGGTGTGTTATCTGCGGAGGGGTTGGAATTTCTGATGCTTATTACTGCAAAGAGTGTACTCAGCAGGAGAAAGATAGAGATGGGTGTCCGAAAATTGTGAATCTGGGAAGTGCCAAAACAGATCTTTTCTACGAACGGAAAAAGTACGGTTTCAAGAAAAGATGA